The sequence below is a genomic window from Blastocatellia bacterium.
TGGGTATTAGGAGGAATGTCGGCGAGCCGACATGAGCAAAAAATTCTACATTGAAACCTACGGCTGCCAGATGAACGCTCTCGATTCGGAGGCTGCTGCGGCGCTTTTGCGACGGCTGGGCCTGGAACCGACGGATGATCTGGGAGAGGCTGATATCGTCCTTATTAACACCTGCATGGTCCGGGAGAAGCCCGAGGAAAAGGTTTATACTCGGGTGCACCAGATCCGGCGCGCTAAGAAAGAGGCTGTTGTGGGGATCATGGGGTGTATGGCTCAAGCACATGGTGGGGCGTTGCTCGAACGACTTCCTGGAGTGCGGCTCGTCGTCGGCACGCAGAAGCTCAAGGTTCTTCCGGAGATGGTACTTTCAGTTGACGGCGAGCCACGCGCGGACGTCAAGACCGAAAACATCCCGGAGTTTGTCGAAATCGCTCCCTGGGAGCGGACGCGTCGCCACAGTGCGTTTGTGACGATCATGGAGGGCTGCGACAAGTTCTGTTCGTTTTGTATCGTTCCCTTTACCAGAGGACGCGAACGGAGTCGCTCTCCGGAAAAGATTCTTGGTGAGCTTCGGGCCTTGCGGGATATGGGCTATAAGGAGGTGTGCCTGCTCGGGCAGAATGTAAACAGCTATGGACTGAGTCGCCGGCGGGAGGACGGGGAGCGAATGACTTTTGCTGAACTTCTCCGCATGCTGGCTGAGAAGTCCGGACTGCCCCGAATCAAATTCACAACGTCTCATCCCAAGGACTTCAACCGGGAGATCGTGCAAGCCATTGAAGACTACCCGAACCTGTGTAACTGGGTGCACCTGCCGCCGCAATCGGGGTCGGATCGAATTCTCGGCATGATGAATAGGGGTTATCGGCGGG
It includes:
- a CDS encoding MiaB/RimO family radical SAM methylthiotransferase; this translates as MSKKFYIETYGCQMNALDSEAAAALLRRLGLEPTDDLGEADIVLINTCMVREKPEEKVYTRVHQIRRAKKEAVVGIMGCMAQAHGGALLERLPGVRLVVGTQKLKVLPEMVLSVDGEPRADVKTENIPEFVEIAPWERTRRHSAFVTIMEGCDKFCSFCIVPFTRGRERSRSPEKILGELRALRDMGYKEVCLLGQNVNSYGLSRRREDGERMTFAELLRMLAEKSGLPRIKFTTSHPKDFNREIVQAIEDYPNLCNWVHLPPQSGSDRILGMMNRGYRR